The following are encoded together in the Methylomonas methanica MC09 genome:
- a CDS encoding TIR domain-containing protein, which produces MTRKKTTNVINEPLELLVRADEARSKLAERIEKGKEIKFFKINSVEDFEDVKKAYSKWNDFNKELLKRLFSTEELSTEYGWWASVGVISLHERSFWEKITEFHEDIDEKLHRLDSIIDRIELIPLKRSLNLSSTPIESTRHFDRSKIFIVHGQNNEAKLEVARFIERIGFEPIILHEQASASKTIIEKTLVRVHTR; this is translated from the coding sequence ATGACGAGAAAGAAAACAACAAATGTTATAAATGAACCACTTGAGTTATTAGTTCGAGCAGACGAAGCTAGGTCTAAACTTGCCGAAAGAATTGAAAAAGGTAAGGAAATAAAATTCTTCAAAATTAACTCCGTTGAAGATTTTGAAGATGTTAAGAAAGCCTATTCTAAATGGAATGATTTCAATAAAGAACTCTTGAAACGACTGTTCTCAACCGAAGAACTTTCAACTGAATATGGGTGGTGGGCATCTGTTGGAGTTATTTCTCTTCATGAAAGATCATTTTGGGAAAAAATTACAGAATTTCATGAAGACATCGATGAAAAACTTCATCGCCTAGATTCGATTATTGATCGAATAGAACTGATACCCTTGAAACGCTCTTTAAATCTGTCATCTACCCCAATAGAATCAACGAGGCATTTTGATAGAAGTAAAATTTTCATTGTTCATGGTCAAAACAATGAAGCAAAGCTTGAAGTTGCTAGATTTATAGAGAGGATTGGTTTTGAGCCCATAATTTTGCATGAGCAAGCCAGCGCTAGTAAGACAATCATAGAAAAAACCTTAGTCCGTGTTCATACGCGCTAA
- a CDS encoding malate--CoA ligase subunit beta, with protein MDIHEYQAKQLLSEYGVKIAAGGLAYSPEDAVQRSREIGGHVWVVKAQIHSGARGKAGGIKVCKTHDEISEAAEALLGKRLVTHQTGPGGKQCLRLYVEAGTDIAKELYFSLLIDRAQERIVMVGSAQGGMEIEELAENNPEAIKKIYIEPAVGLQDFQAREMAFALGLNADQVPQAVKLIQGCYRAMRDLDANMVEINPLVITGLGDIVALDAKMGFDDNALFRRQKISELRDKTQEDPREMAAADRGLSYVGLDGDIGCMINGAGLAMATMDMIKLAGGEPANFLDVGGGASAERTEKAFRMVLQDKNVKAMLVNIFAGINRCDWIAEGVVHAVKKIDMQVPLIVRLSGTNVEEGRKIIRDSGLPIIMAETLAEAAEKAVQARNEVVARQG; from the coding sequence ATGGACATACATGAGTACCAAGCAAAACAATTGCTGTCCGAATACGGTGTAAAAATCGCCGCCGGTGGACTGGCGTATAGCCCGGAAGATGCCGTACAGCGTTCGCGGGAAATCGGCGGCCACGTTTGGGTGGTCAAAGCCCAGATTCATTCCGGCGCGCGCGGCAAGGCCGGCGGGATCAAGGTCTGCAAAACCCACGACGAAATCAGCGAAGCGGCGGAAGCGTTATTGGGCAAACGTCTGGTCACCCATCAAACCGGCCCCGGCGGCAAGCAATGTTTGCGTCTTTATGTAGAAGCCGGCACCGATATCGCCAAGGAACTGTATTTCAGCCTGCTGATCGATCGCGCCCAGGAGCGCATCGTCATGGTCGGTTCGGCGCAGGGCGGTATGGAAATTGAGGAGCTGGCGGAAAACAATCCGGAAGCGATCAAGAAAATCTACATCGAACCCGCCGTGGGCTTGCAGGACTTCCAAGCCCGCGAAATGGCTTTCGCCTTGGGCCTGAATGCCGATCAAGTGCCGCAAGCGGTCAAATTAATTCAAGGTTGCTATCGTGCGATGCGCGATCTGGACGCCAATATGGTGGAAATCAATCCGCTGGTGATAACCGGTCTGGGCGATATCGTCGCGCTGGACGCCAAAATGGGCTTCGACGACAACGCCTTGTTCCGCCGTCAAAAAATCTCCGAACTACGCGACAAGACTCAGGAAGACCCGCGCGAAATGGCGGCGGCCGATAGAGGCCTGAGCTATGTCGGTCTGGACGGCGATATCGGTTGCATGATCAATGGCGCCGGTCTGGCCATGGCCACCATGGACATGATCAAACTGGCGGGCGGCGAGCCGGCCAACTTTTTGGACGTCGGCGGCGGCGCCTCGGCGGAGCGTACCGAAAAAGCCTTCCGCATGGTGTTGCAGGATAAAAACGTCAAAGCCATGCTGGTGAATATTTTCGCCGGCATCAACCGTTGCGACTGGATTGCCGAAGGCGTGGTGCATGCCGTGAAAAAGATCGACATGCAAGTGCCGTTGATCGTACGTCTGTCCGGAACCAATGTCGAGGAAGGCCGCAAGATCATTAGAGATAGCGGTCTACCCATCATCATGGCCGAAACCTTGGCGGAAGCCGCCGAGAAAGCAGTGCAGGCGCGTAACGAAGTAGTCGCTAGACAAGGTTAA
- the sucD gene encoding succinate--CoA ligase subunit alpha: MAIFIDKDTRIIVQGFTGKIGTFHAQEMIAYGSNVVGGITPGKGGQTHLERPVFNTVKEAVEQAGAEASIVFVPPAYAADSIMEAAEAGIKYCVSITDGIPTQDMMKVKIFLSKFPKEKRMVLTGPNCAGTISPGKSMLGIMPGHIYMPGNVGIVGRSGTLGYEAADQMKALGIGVSTSVGIGGDPINGSSHRDILEKFEQDPETKVVMMIGEIGGPQEVEAGLFAKEHMSKPVVAYIAGLTAPKGRRMGHAGAIISSTGESAAEKVEMLKELGVTIAPTPAAMGETVARVLANL; encoded by the coding sequence ATGGCAATTTTTATCGATAAAGACACCCGCATCATCGTTCAAGGTTTTACCGGCAAAATCGGTACCTTCCACGCGCAGGAAATGATAGCTTACGGCTCCAACGTGGTCGGCGGCATTACCCCCGGCAAAGGCGGCCAAACCCATTTGGAGCGGCCGGTATTCAACACCGTCAAGGAAGCGGTGGAACAGGCCGGCGCCGAAGCCAGCATCGTATTCGTGCCGCCCGCTTATGCGGCGGATTCCATCATGGAAGCCGCCGAAGCCGGCATCAAATACTGCGTGTCGATTACCGACGGTATTCCAACCCAGGACATGATGAAAGTCAAAATCTTCCTGAGCAAATTCCCCAAGGAAAAACGCATGGTGCTGACCGGCCCCAACTGCGCCGGCACCATCAGCCCGGGCAAGTCCATGCTGGGCATTATGCCGGGCCATATTTACATGCCCGGCAACGTCGGCATCGTCGGCCGTTCCGGTACCTTGGGTTACGAAGCCGCCGATCAAATGAAAGCCTTGGGTATTGGCGTATCGACCTCGGTCGGCATCGGCGGCGACCCTATCAACGGCAGCTCGCACCGCGACATTCTGGAAAAATTCGAACAGGATCCGGAAACCAAAGTCGTCATGATGATAGGCGAAATCGGCGGCCCGCAAGAAGTGGAAGCCGGCCTATTCGCCAAGGAACACATGAGCAAGCCGGTGGTGGCTTACATTGCCGGTCTGACCGCGCCCAAAGGCCGCCGCATGGGGCATGCCGGTGCGATCATTTCTTCGACCGGCGAATCGGCGGCGGAAAAAGTCGAAATGCTCAAGGAGCTCGGTGTGACCATCGCACCGACTCCGGCCGCGATGGGCGAAACCGTCGCCAGGGTGTTGGCTAACTTGTAA
- a CDS encoding ribonucleotide reductase subunit alpha: protein MSPHKINKKIVGYKVLTKDNNEAAAPAEAEKPSLEEMHENVERPEVLLGSTYKIKTPQSEHALYITINDMVLNMGTAHEERRPYEIFINSKNMEHFQWVLALTRVISAVFRKGGDATFLVEEMKAVFDPRGGYFKKGGVFMPSLVAEIGTAIETHMKHIGMIKPEKLSDRHQQFLAEKRAEFEAQHGESDGSAFPEQAVLCNKCSTKAMVLMDGCMTCLNCGESKCG from the coding sequence ATGAGTCCACACAAAATCAACAAAAAAATCGTCGGCTACAAAGTGCTGACCAAAGACAACAACGAAGCGGCAGCGCCCGCTGAAGCGGAAAAACCGTCGCTGGAGGAAATGCACGAAAATGTCGAGCGGCCGGAAGTGCTGCTGGGTTCGACGTACAAAATTAAAACCCCGCAATCCGAGCATGCCTTGTATATCACCATCAACGATATGGTGCTGAACATGGGCACGGCCCACGAAGAACGCCGGCCTTACGAAATCTTCATCAACTCCAAAAACATGGAGCATTTTCAATGGGTTTTGGCCCTGACCCGGGTGATCTCGGCGGTGTTCCGTAAAGGCGGCGACGCCACCTTCTTGGTGGAAGAAATGAAAGCGGTATTCGACCCGCGCGGCGGCTATTTCAAAAAAGGCGGGGTGTTTATGCCGTCCTTGGTGGCGGAAATCGGTACTGCCATCGAAACCCACATGAAACACATCGGCATGATCAAGCCGGAAAAACTCAGCGACCGCCATCAGCAGTTTTTAGCCGAAAAACGTGCTGAATTCGAAGCCCAGCATGGCGAATCGGACGGTTCGGCGTTTCCGGAGCAGGCGGTGTTGTGTAACAAGTGTTCCACCAAGGCGATGGTGTTGATGGATGGGTGTATGACTTGTTTGAATTGTGGGGAGTCGAAATGTGGGTGA
- a CDS encoding adenosylcobalamin-dependent ribonucleoside-diphosphate reductase, which yields MTAKLQVVTPNNAEIPLQSASLDIWDSKYRLKTKDGVAIDATIDDTYKRVAKALSEVEKTKSLQEKQYKEFLWALRKGVIPAGRITSNAGALDHKPATSTINCTVSGIIEDSMDDILAKVHEAGLTLKAGCGIGYEFSTLRPKDAYVSGAGAYTSGPLSFMDIYDKMCFTVSSAGGRRGAQMATFDVAHPDVVDFIRAKREDGRLRQFNLSLLITSEFVEAVKNDGPWPLSFPITERECSADQIDLTDSDKVVWRDLPNKKGYVVNEAGLVACRISKVMPARRLWDIIMSSTYDYAEPGFILIDKVNEMNNNWFCEHIRATNPCGEQPLPPYGSCLLGSINLTRFVEKPFGKEAYFDWDSYRKTIRIFTRMLDNVVEINGLPLEKQRQEITGKRRHGMGYLGLGSTITMLGMKYGNEESLQFTEQVTKELALEGWKAGLDLAKEKGPAPIMEQLFEVTGEMLHKRPEMKADGYKLGDQVPGKVLHAKYSRYMQKVALELPELVAELAEVGCRFTHHSSIAPTGTISLSLANNASNGIEPSFAHHYSRNVIREGKKSKEKIDVFSFELLAYRHLVNPDAMPYSEDPDQQLPDYFIAADDVTPKQHVDIQAAAQRWIDSSISKTANVPTDYPYEDFKSIYEYAYEQGLKGCTTFRFNPEVFQGVLVKEKDLENTTYQFTLEDGHVVELKGNEEVEYDGEVHSAANLFDALKEGYYGKF from the coding sequence ATGACAGCAAAACTTCAAGTTGTGACGCCGAATAATGCCGAAATTCCACTACAAAGCGCCTCGCTGGATATCTGGGACAGCAAATACCGCTTGAAAACCAAGGACGGTGTTGCCATCGATGCCACGATAGACGATACCTATAAACGGGTGGCCAAGGCCTTGTCCGAAGTCGAAAAAACCAAGTCCTTGCAGGAAAAGCAATACAAGGAATTTTTATGGGCGCTGCGCAAGGGCGTGATTCCGGCCGGCCGGATTACCTCCAACGCCGGTGCGCTGGATCATAAACCCGCTACGTCCACCATCAATTGCACCGTATCCGGCATTATCGAAGATTCCATGGACGACATTCTGGCCAAAGTGCACGAAGCCGGGCTGACCCTGAAAGCCGGTTGCGGTATCGGTTACGAATTTTCCACGCTGCGTCCCAAGGACGCTTACGTATCCGGTGCCGGCGCCTATACCTCCGGCCCGCTGTCGTTCATGGATATTTACGACAAGATGTGTTTTACCGTGTCCTCGGCCGGCGGCCGCCGCGGCGCGCAAATGGCCACCTTCGACGTGGCGCATCCCGATGTGGTGGATTTTATCCGCGCCAAGCGAGAAGACGGCCGTTTGCGCCAGTTCAACCTGTCCCTGTTGATTACCAGCGAATTCGTCGAAGCGGTTAAAAACGACGGCCCCTGGCCGTTGTCGTTTCCCATTACCGAACGCGAATGCAGCGCCGATCAAATCGATCTGACCGACAGTGACAAAGTGGTGTGGCGCGATCTGCCCAACAAGAAAGGCTACGTGGTCAACGAGGCCGGTCTGGTGGCTTGCCGCATCAGCAAAGTCATGCCGGCCCGCCGCCTGTGGGACATCATCATGTCGTCCACCTACGATTACGCCGAACCGGGTTTCATCCTGATCGACAAAGTCAACGAGATGAACAACAACTGGTTCTGCGAACACATCCGCGCCACCAACCCTTGCGGCGAACAGCCCTTGCCGCCCTACGGCAGCTGCTTGCTGGGTTCGATCAACCTGACCCGTTTCGTGGAAAAACCGTTCGGCAAAGAGGCTTACTTCGACTGGGATAGTTACCGCAAAACCATCCGCATCTTTACCCGCATGCTGGATAACGTGGTGGAAATCAACGGCCTGCCGCTGGAAAAACAGCGCCAGGAAATTACCGGCAAGCGCCGCCACGGCATGGGTTATTTGGGTTTGGGTTCCACCATCACCATGCTCGGCATGAAATACGGCAATGAAGAATCGTTGCAATTTACCGAGCAAGTCACCAAAGAACTGGCGTTGGAAGGCTGGAAAGCCGGTCTGGATCTGGCCAAGGAAAAAGGCCCGGCACCCATTATGGAACAACTGTTCGAAGTCACCGGCGAAATGTTGCATAAACGTCCGGAAATGAAAGCCGACGGCTACAAACTGGGCGACCAGGTGCCCGGCAAGGTGTTGCACGCCAAATACAGCCGCTATATGCAAAAAGTCGCGCTGGAACTGCCGGAACTGGTAGCCGAACTGGCCGAAGTGGGTTGCCGTTTTACCCACCACAGTTCCATCGCCCCGACCGGCACCATTTCCTTGTCCCTGGCCAATAATGCCAGCAACGGCATCGAACCCAGCTTTGCCCACCACTATTCGCGCAACGTGATCCGCGAAGGCAAAAAATCCAAGGAAAAAATCGACGTGTTTTCCTTCGAGCTGCTGGCCTACCGTCACTTGGTCAACCCGGATGCCATGCCGTACAGCGAAGACCCGGATCAACAATTGCCGGATTATTTTATCGCCGCCGACGATGTCACCCCGAAACAGCACGTCGACATTCAGGCCGCCGCGCAACGCTGGATCGATTCGTCGATTTCCAAAACCGCCAACGTGCCGACCGACTATCCATACGAAGACTTCAAGTCCATCTACGAATACGCCTACGAACAAGGTTTGAAAGGTTGCACCACCTTTCGCTTCAACCCGGAAGTGTTTCAGGGCGTATTGGTCAAAGAGAAAGACCTGGAAAACACTACCTACCAATTTACCTTGGAAGACGGCCATGTGGTGGAGCTGAAAGGCAACGAAGAAGTGGAATACGACGGCGAAGTGCACAGCGCCGCGAATTTGTTTGACGCCTTGAAAGAAGGTTATTACGGTAAATTTTAA
- a CDS encoding DEAD/DEAH box helicase: protein MHIPNQAKLLDAYRALPGDLQILVNLLAVYYGYCSLTNIGKCLAGLGIKEGNRVLKAETVKARLRPLIAEGLLEENVRPGGTRCNRNLVESITRQLVAEQEFEKYAAQVFALSSSSQSYYRYNTADDCVREARIHFHRGDYQQMQTCLDLGRRYPGNLPSHIDLYLSWFLNPFDSAWFQKHHPVILPEMASYACLHQLIYLYRQPQLEAFFQQLLDSDEGRRDSVFTRLFLELKLLRGEWAQVGELLIGAADPELLAIAALLAFLHGDYAGAVSRFETALSQLRKLSGQRNAYFYGLAGIFYPLAVLKSGDSKLRNKLNTLLNQAVKGGGYWSGVYQYLSMFLQYLQGDLQVRDELLQIPALYRVNNGFRESGTPETVAHMPLLQPMLLQLIKFWVKADFATRVEAVDQQLYSHLAGNGYGWPAAELAKVFSHLEHAKSPQWDQDFFKQGHAALADLFVSRADWEVALDALLNLPVGDKKTASASQTEKPTRLVWLLSYDERDKHIDIEPREQKQQAKGGWSKGRAVALKRLAHERQNFDYLSEQDHKICAHIKEYRDTGWYGSGVSFEFDSSVTQALIGHPLLFWADAHEVRVDVVKGEAELRVKKLPKTDKIKISLEPAPGHEQKFHISKETPTRLRVVEFSADHHKVYSVLGPKGLEVPASAQEKVLQTLTSISGLLTVHSDIGGSSSTAEQVKADATPRIHLLPHGEGLRVAVLVRPFADGGAYFQPGQGGESVLAEIDGKRLQTQRDLKREQSLAAAAINACPALQDAERDSAGDWLLEHPEACLEFLLQAQALPDSEAMLEWPEGVRFKVLGQSSGSGFSVQIKRDNDWFALQGELKVNDDTILDMQQLLGLLDNRQGRFLQLKDGQFIALTDEFRRRLEDLKAYAEISGKKVRLNPLAALTLEDWQDEAGFKADKHWQNHIQRLQQARDYRPQVPSTFQAELRDYQLDGYRWLARLAQWGVGACLADDMGLGKTVQGLALLVERAPAGPSLIVAPTSVCANWENEARRFAPTLNPMVLGGGDRQRLLENLRPFDVLICSYGLLQQEQVAELLAEIPFQTAVLDEAQWIKNIATRRSQGAMNLQAEFKIIMTGTPLENHLGELWNLFRFINPGLLGSMEQFNQRFAGPIERDRNTQAKQQLKKLIQPFILRRTKTQVLQELPPRTEIPIYIELSQEEKVFYEALRRDSIAMLGSSDAPPGQKQLQILAAITKLRRSCCNTRLVNADLELPSSKLAAFGEIVEELLDNKHKALVFSQFVDHLQLIKGYIEQRGIAYQYLDGSTPVKERQKRVDAFQRGEGELFLISLKAGGVGLNLTAADYVIHMDPWWNPAVEDQASDRAHRMGQQRPVTIYRMIAKNTIEEKIVALHSHKRDLADSLLDGADISGKMSADDLLGLMKGE, encoded by the coding sequence ATGCATATACCCAACCAAGCCAAGCTTTTAGATGCCTATCGCGCGCTACCGGGAGACTTGCAGATCCTGGTCAACTTGCTGGCGGTGTATTACGGCTATTGCTCTTTGACCAATATTGGCAAATGCCTGGCCGGTCTGGGCATCAAGGAAGGCAACCGGGTACTCAAGGCGGAAACCGTCAAGGCCCGCCTGCGGCCCTTGATAGCCGAAGGTTTGTTGGAGGAAAACGTTCGCCCGGGCGGCACCCGCTGCAACCGCAATCTGGTGGAGAGCATTACCCGGCAATTGGTCGCCGAACAAGAGTTCGAAAAATATGCGGCCCAGGTATTCGCACTCAGTTCGTCAAGCCAGAGTTATTACCGTTACAACACGGCTGACGATTGCGTTCGCGAAGCGCGCATTCATTTTCACCGGGGCGATTACCAACAGATGCAAACCTGTCTGGATTTGGGGCGGCGTTATCCCGGGAATCTGCCCAGTCATATCGATTTATATTTGTCCTGGTTTTTAAACCCTTTTGATAGCGCCTGGTTTCAGAAACATCACCCGGTGATTTTACCGGAAATGGCCAGTTACGCCTGTTTGCATCAACTGATTTATTTGTACCGACAGCCGCAGCTGGAGGCGTTTTTTCAGCAATTGCTCGACAGCGACGAGGGGAGACGCGACTCGGTTTTCACCCGCTTGTTTCTGGAGTTAAAGTTATTGCGCGGCGAATGGGCGCAGGTCGGGGAGTTACTGATAGGCGCCGCCGACCCGGAGTTGCTGGCGATAGCGGCATTGCTGGCGTTTCTGCACGGCGATTATGCGGGCGCCGTCAGCCGATTCGAAACCGCCTTGTCGCAACTCAGGAAACTTAGCGGCCAGCGTAACGCTTATTTTTACGGTTTGGCCGGTATATTCTATCCGCTGGCCGTATTAAAAAGCGGCGACAGCAAGCTGCGCAATAAATTAAACACATTATTGAATCAGGCGGTTAAAGGGGGCGGCTACTGGAGCGGCGTTTACCAGTATTTGTCGATGTTCCTGCAGTACTTGCAAGGCGACCTGCAGGTGCGCGACGAGTTGTTGCAGATACCGGCGCTATACCGGGTGAATAACGGCTTTCGGGAAAGCGGCACGCCGGAAACGGTGGCGCACATGCCGCTACTGCAGCCCATGCTGCTGCAGCTGATCAAATTCTGGGTCAAAGCCGATTTTGCCACGCGCGTCGAAGCGGTCGATCAACAATTGTATAGTCATCTGGCCGGCAACGGGTATGGCTGGCCGGCGGCGGAACTGGCAAAAGTATTCAGTCACCTGGAACATGCCAAATCGCCGCAATGGGATCAAGATTTTTTCAAGCAGGGGCATGCCGCGCTGGCGGATTTATTCGTCAGTCGCGCCGACTGGGAAGTGGCGCTGGATGCCTTGTTGAACTTGCCGGTGGGCGACAAAAAAACCGCCTCCGCTTCTCAAACCGAAAAACCCACCCGTTTGGTGTGGCTGTTAAGTTATGACGAACGCGACAAGCATATCGATATCGAACCCCGCGAACAAAAGCAGCAAGCCAAGGGCGGCTGGAGCAAGGGCAGGGCGGTAGCTTTAAAGCGTCTGGCGCATGAACGGCAAAATTTCGATTATCTGTCCGAACAGGACCATAAAATCTGCGCCCATATCAAGGAATACCGCGATACCGGCTGGTACGGCAGCGGGGTTTCCTTTGAATTCGATAGCAGTGTTACGCAAGCGCTGATCGGTCATCCCTTGCTGTTTTGGGCCGATGCGCACGAAGTGCGGGTCGACGTAGTAAAAGGCGAAGCCGAATTGCGGGTTAAAAAACTGCCTAAAACCGACAAGATTAAAATCAGTCTGGAGCCCGCGCCCGGCCACGAACAAAAATTTCATATCAGCAAGGAAACGCCGACCCGCTTGCGGGTAGTGGAGTTTAGCGCCGACCATCACAAAGTCTACAGCGTGCTCGGCCCCAAAGGTTTGGAAGTGCCGGCCTCGGCCCAGGAAAAAGTGTTGCAAACCTTGACCAGCATTTCCGGGTTGTTGACGGTGCATTCGGATATCGGCGGCAGCTCCAGTACCGCCGAACAGGTCAAGGCCGACGCCACGCCGCGCATCCATTTGTTGCCGCATGGCGAGGGCCTGCGGGTAGCCGTGTTGGTACGGCCGTTTGCCGACGGCGGCGCCTATTTTCAACCCGGGCAGGGTGGGGAAAGCGTATTGGCGGAAATCGACGGCAAACGCCTGCAGACCCAGCGCGATTTGAAACGGGAGCAAAGTCTGGCCGCCGCCGCGATTAATGCCTGCCCGGCTTTGCAGGACGCCGAACGCGACTCGGCGGGCGACTGGTTGCTGGAGCATCCGGAGGCTTGCCTGGAATTTTTGTTGCAGGCTCAGGCCCTCCCGGATTCCGAGGCCATGCTGGAGTGGCCGGAAGGCGTGCGTTTCAAAGTACTGGGGCAGAGCAGCGGCAGCGGCTTTAGCGTACAAATCAAGCGCGACAACGACTGGTTTGCCTTGCAGGGCGAACTGAAAGTCAACGACGACACGATTCTGGATATGCAGCAACTGCTGGGCTTGCTGGATAATCGGCAAGGCCGGTTTCTGCAGTTGAAAGACGGTCAGTTCATCGCCCTGACCGACGAGTTTCGCCGCCGCCTGGAAGATTTAAAAGCTTACGCGGAGATCAGCGGCAAAAAAGTGCGCCTGAATCCGTTGGCAGCCTTGACGCTGGAAGATTGGCAGGATGAGGCCGGATTTAAAGCGGATAAACACTGGCAGAACCACATTCAACGCCTGCAACAGGCCCGCGATTACCGGCCGCAAGTGCCTTCCACCTTTCAGGCCGAATTGCGCGATTACCAATTGGACGGTTACCGCTGGCTGGCCAGATTGGCGCAATGGGGTGTGGGCGCTTGTCTGGCCGACGATATGGGTTTGGGTAAAACCGTGCAGGGTCTGGCTTTGTTGGTGGAGCGGGCGCCGGCGGGTCCTAGCCTGATCGTGGCGCCGACCTCGGTGTGCGCCAATTGGGAGAACGAAGCCCGCCGGTTCGCTCCCACGTTGAACCCCATGGTGTTGGGCGGCGGCGATCGTCAGCGTTTGCTGGAAAATTTGCGGCCTTTCGATGTGCTGATCTGCAGCTACGGCTTGCTGCAGCAGGAACAAGTCGCCGAGTTGTTGGCGGAGATCCCTTTTCAAACCGCAGTACTCGACGAAGCGCAATGGATCAAGAATATCGCCACTCGCCGTTCGCAGGGGGCAATGAATTTGCAGGCGGAGTTTAAAATCATCATGACCGGCACGCCGTTGGAAAATCATTTGGGCGAACTGTGGAATCTGTTCCGTTTCATTAATCCCGGCCTGCTCGGTTCGATGGAACAATTCAACCAGCGCTTCGCCGGTCCGATAGAACGCGACCGTAACACCCAAGCCAAGCAGCAACTGAAAAAGCTGATCCAGCCTTTTATCCTGCGCCGCACCAAAACCCAGGTACTGCAGGAATTGCCGCCGCGCACCGAAATCCCGATCTATATCGAGCTCAGCCAGGAAGAAAAGGTGTTTTACGAAGCGCTGCGCCGCGACAGTATCGCCATGCTTGGCAGTAGCGACGCACCGCCGGGACAGAAGCAGCTGCAAATTCTGGCCGCCATTACCAAATTGCGCCGCAGTTGCTGCAACACGCGTTTGGTGAATGCCGACCTGGAACTGCCCAGCAGCAAGCTGGCGGCATTCGGCGAGATTGTCGAAGAATTGCTGGATAATAAACACAAAGCCTTGGTGTTCAGCCAGTTTGTCGACCACTTGCAACTGATCAAAGGTTACATCGAACAGCGCGGCATCGCTTATCAGTATCTGGACGGCAGCACCCCGGTTAAGGAACGGCAAAAACGGGTGGACGCCTTTCAACGCGGCGAGGGCGAGTTGTTTTTGATCAGCCTGAAAGCCGGCGGGGTGGGCTTGAATCTGACCGCCGCCGATTACGTGATTCACATGGACCCCTGGTGGAATCCCGCCGTGGAAGATCAGGCTTCGGATCGCGCCCACCGCATGGGCCAGCAACGCCCGGTCACGATTTACCGGATGATCGCCAAAAACACCATTGAAGAAAAAATCGTTGCCTTGCACAGCCATAAGCGCGATTTGGCCGACAGCTTGCTGGACGGTGCGGATATCAGCGGCAAAATGTCGGCTGACGATCTGTTGGGATTGATGAAAGGCGAGTAG
- a CDS encoding 4-fold beta flower protein, with protein sequence MAGDDMTPIYDKNVQLSAWFDGENIFDLNLNWVAFLSSGHIFAANTLIWLGAMRDGSLLDHNGHPVAWLEGASPRGALKPNKPMNPRKPIPPKRPLYPGLPLPPGQPLTPVGGWSRLEWNQWLKFEQHAQQETLI encoded by the coding sequence ATGGCAGGAGACGACATGACGCCTATTTACGATAAGAATGTTCAGTTGTCGGCGTGGTTCGACGGCGAAAATATTTTCGATCTAAATCTGAATTGGGTGGCGTTTTTAAGCAGCGGTCACATTTTTGCAGCCAATACCCTAATTTGGTTGGGCGCCATGCGCGACGGATCGCTGCTCGACCATAATGGCCATCCGGTCGCCTGGCTTGAAGGTGCCAGCCCCAGGGGCGCGTTGAAACCCAATAAGCCGATGAACCCGCGTAAACCCATACCGCCGAAAAGACCGTTGTACCCGGGTTTGCCTTTGCCGCCGGGGCAACCGCTGACACCGGTCGGCGGCTGGTCCAGGCTGGAATGGAATCAATGGTTGAAGTTCGAGCAACACGCGCAGCAAGAGACGTTAATTTAA